Proteins encoded by one window of Salmo trutta chromosome 17, fSalTru1.1, whole genome shotgun sequence:
- the LOC115151659 gene encoding phospholipase A2 inhibitor and Ly6/PLAUR domain-containing protein codes for MPVYQSRMKLILTLSLICTLFCSVEMLQCFKCIGEECTNSSLVNCPAISNKTCLTANLSAKGLINVTTVVKGCSPTSNCGSPLNNGTTVSVNQGFSYTAFNLLCCNTDGCNNQTQPAPNSLANGRQCPSCSSFQDTVCNSTVACLGVEDQCFSGSVTLGSTNTTTVNLKGCTTSNMCNSIDQLLPSVNQLLPSVNQLLPSVINMSAITAVNFTCKTAPATVTTAPVTVTTAPVTVTTARVTATAWSIRLSLVPLLLGLTISKLI; via the exons ATGCCTGTCTATCAGTCCAGAATGAAGCTtatcctgactctctctctcatctgcacTCTCTTCTGCTCAG tTGAGATGCTGCAGTGTTTCAAATGCATTGGTGAAGAATGTACAAACTCATCTTTAGTCAACTGTCCAGCCATTTCCAACAAAACATGTCTCACTGCAAACCTAAGTGCAAAAG GTCTCATCAATGTCACCACGGTAGTCAAGGGGTGTTCACCAACCTCCAACTGCGGATCTCCTCTGAACAATGGAACCACAGTGTCAGTGAACCAGGGCTTCTCATACACTGCCTTTAACTTGCTCTGCTGTAACACCGATGGGTGCAACAATCAAACTCAGCCTG CCCCCAATTCGCTGGCTAATGGAAGACaatgtccctcctgcagcagctTCCAAGACACGGTGTGTAACAGCACTGTGGCCTGCCTGGGTGTGGAAGACCAGTGCTTTAGCGGCAGTG TAACACTTGGCTCTACCAATACTACTACGGTGAATCTCAAGGGCTGTACAACTTCCAACATGTGCAACTCTATTGATCAACTGCTGCCCTCAGTGAATCAACTGCTGCCTTCAGTGAATCAACTGCTGCCCTCAGTGATTAACATGAGTGCAATCACGGCTGTGAATTTCACCTGTAAGACAGCTCCTGCAACTGTAACCACAGCCCCTGTAACTGTAACCACAGCCCCTGTTACTGTAACTACAGCCCGTGTAACAGCCACAGCCTGGTCAATCAGACTGAGCCTAGTCCCTCTGCTGCTGGGCCTCACCATCAGCAAACTTATCTGA